From the genome of Setaria viridis chromosome 1, Setaria_viridis_v4.0, whole genome shotgun sequence:
GACAAGTGTGTATTGTTCACATACTTTGGTGGTTGGTCTGTGTCATATTGATTGATTCCATTGTCAATTGCATCAAGTGCCTGCAACATGATCAACGTATTGAGTCTTGCTTCTTTAGCCATCGGAAATATATGGTAAGAACTTATAAACACATTATGAGTGAAAAAGTGCAACTACATGTCTCATGATAGTTGTGGGATTGAAGCTTGCCAATGATAAACAAATGCATGTCTCATGATAGTTGTGGGATTGAAGCTTGCCAATGATAAACAAAAAGTGCAGCCAGTGAATAGTGACGTTTCATTGCTGGTTCATTAACACTTTCTTTCAGTTAAACAAGTGGATAAATCTTGCCTCTGCGGAAGTCAAAACGAGTCTATTGTACAATAATGGGCTGAGCAAAGTGGGGCTCAAAAACCCTAAGCACAGAGATAGTCTCATTTGCCATAAATTTTACACTGAATACCTGAAAAAATTACAGAGTCCATAATTCCCTAAGAAATGAGAAAACATACCTTAGCAGCTGGTATTTTCTCAGTTCACGAGATCCAATCAAAGTAATCAATATAGAGGGGGAAAACTGAACTATAATCAACTGGTGGCTACTATGAAGTTCCTCAGTAGCCTATGTCAGACATATGTTCTAGAATTGAAAGACTAACTAGGTGTTGATGATAATTACCATTTTTTAAAACAAACTAAAAAGACAGTACATGGGTTAACTTAGACATTTAGTCATGATAAACAAAAAAAGATATACTGAACTATGTTGGTCATGTAATCAGATTCACACCTCAACAAAGCTTTTATATATTGCAAGATACAGGCGGTGAACATCTTCATGATCCTCATTAACCCCAAGCTCCTTAGCAATTATCTCCTTACCAAAATGCTGCAAAATCAGGGCAACTTTAAATAATAAGCCCTCTATTTATGTAAAAAATTGAAGATAATATAAATACAAGAGTACTAATAACAATCTTCAATGTGGAATTTGTAAGCCTCAACAATCTAGCACATTATGGCAATATTGTGCTTACAAATTTTTTTAAAGTCATGCATCCCATCCACCTGATGCCATGTGGTGCAGTTAGAAACCATTTAGCAAATACCAAACTTCATAACAAAGATTTCGCTTGGAGGATAATATGCCTAAGTGTTATTGCTGATTGCCCCAGAGCTGTTTGGAAAAGAACTCAGAATTATTATCCATGGAGATTACCTTGTAGACAAGTCCAGCGCTGCTAAGCTTAGTGTTGAATCCATGTCCAAACACCTCATTGAAGCCTTTCTGGTGATGATCGTATCGATGCCGGCTGGGATCATAGACACCACCGACATCAAGCACGGCATCCAGTGTATCAAGGATCTATTGCAAACAGATATCGCAAATGGAGGCAAACAAGTGAGTGCAACTGCAAGATACAACACTAACTGTTGCACTTGTATATCAACAACAGATTCAAAGGTAATGAACAAATGCATCATTCATCCATGTATACGACATTATAACGGTGATTCAACAGCACGATAAACAAAGCAACACATACAGCATCCATAGATATGTTGAATTCATGTCCCAGATGACAGGAGGTAGAAAGCATGTTCATCAAATTTCTAAGGTTTCAATTCAGAACTAGTAATGCAGTGGTGTGAAATCTAAGAAAGTGCAATGGTATCACTGATGTGTTGGGAGACGTAAGAACATCCTTATCCATTACTCTCAGTATCAGACTATGAAATTTGGAAATATCAACACATTCAGCCACATAAATTCGTATCTTAGGGTACCTAAAGCCTCTGTAGTCTACGAATCCTCACATACAAACATATAAGCCAGCGCCCAGAGCCCGAGACACAAGCAATCTTCACTCTTCAGTCTTCACCAACTGGGTTTTGGGGAGAGAACCCAGGAATGCTAGGCTAATCGGGCCGGTAGTGAGGCGAGAAAGGGACCTGGGAGTCGCGGGTGCGGACGACGTCGGCGCCGGCGAACTGGGAGGTGAGGCGGATGAGGAAGCAGCCGAGCGCTTCGTCGCAGTGGAAGCTGCCGTTGTGGGTCCCCACGCGCTTGCCGCTCCCAGCGCCGTCGCCGTTGACGTTGGCGGACGAGTAGACCCTCAGCCTcttcggcgaggaggcggctgCCGGCGAGAGAGACGCCATGGCGGGGAATGGGTTCCGGATTTGGGATCGCCCGGTGCCGAGAGGAGACGTGAACGTGACGGCTCGCTGCGACAccctccaggcggcggcgagcataCTAGTCTTCCTGTGAGATGCGAGCGATGGGATGAGCAGGTAGGGTTTTGAGGGGGCTCTATGTGCTccccctttatttattttttagtcCTATTCTAACTTAATTCATTGTTTTGTACactataaataaaatatttgttaGGCATATAAATATGGAAAAAAGTCTAAATTACTACCTATGGACGAAGTACACGTAACGCCCCAACTATGAAACCATTTACTTAGCCTTCTAAAAACAGCTCATTTTTCACCTTTAACACTCAACTAAAACAGGTTTTCGCGATGTACATAGTGGATTGCTTATTTTGATGATAAGGATGGCCACATCATTATC
Proteins encoded in this window:
- the LOC117833320 gene encoding MYG1 protein C694.04c, yielding MLAAAWRVSQRAVTFTSPLGTGRSQIRNPFPAMASLSPAAASSPKRLRVYSSANVNGDGAGSGKRVGTHNGSFHCDEALGCFLIRLTSQFAGADVVRTRDSQILDTLDAVLDVGGVYDPSRHRYDHHQKGFNEVFGHGFNTKLSSAGLVYKHFGKEIIAKELGVNEDHEDVHRLYLAIYKSFVEALDAIDNGINQYDTDQPPKYVNNTHLSSRVGRLNPDWTDPDQSPEKENAAFQQAMMLAGSEFMESVRFHVKSWLPARSIVLECLFSRSKVDPSSEIMVLDRFCPWKLHLFELEEELKVDPLTTYVLYQDERSKSWRVQAVAVAPDRFESRKALPEKWRGMRDDELSAETGIPGCVFVHMSGFIGGNKTYEGALEMARAALKC